A portion of the Glycine max cultivar Williams 82 chromosome 10, Glycine_max_v4.0, whole genome shotgun sequence genome contains these proteins:
- the LOC100499692 gene encoding Embryo-specific protein ATS3B-like precursor, with protein sequence MIKQVLLVLLFLASGLTLSVSETESVSLLPHAAESFNVSYIQMKNAGTCSYLVVISTSCSSPRYTRDQISISFGDAYGNQIYAPRLDDPASGTFESCSSDTFQITGPCAYQICYVYLYRSGLDGWKPESVKINSYNGRAVTFYYNTYIPRDTWYGFNLCNGASSSSYQVSMQKWLIFMVLGFVLSCWL encoded by the exons atgatcaaacaGGTTCTTCTTGTTCTGCTCTTCTTGGCCTCTGGATTGACCCTCTCAGTCTCAGAGACTGAATCTGTTTCTCTTCTGCCTCACGCCGCTGAGTCCTTCAATGTCAGCTATATCCAG ATGAAGAACGCCGGGACTTGTTCTTACTTGGTGGTTATATCTACTAGCTGTTCGTCTCCTAGGTATACAAGGGATCAGATCAGTATTTCTTTTGGGGATGCTTATGGCAATCAG ATATATGCACCAAGACTGGATGATCCAGCTTCAGGTACATTTGAGAGCTGTTCTTCGGATACATTTCAGATAACTGGTCCGTGTGCATATCAGATATGTTATGTGTACCTATATAGATCTGGATTAGATGGCTGGAAGCCTGAAAGTGTGAAAATCAATAGTTATAACGGCAGGGCTGTTACTTTCTATTACAACACATATATCCCCAGAGATACATGGTATGGATTTAATTTGTGCAAtggtgcttcttcttcttcgtatCAGGTATCAATGCAGAAATGGCTTATATTTATGGTTCTAGGATTTGTTCTTAGCTGTTGGTTGTAA
- the LOC100805921 gene encoding DEAD-box ATP-dependent RNA helicase 7 isoform X2 gives MPSLSLSETDTTTPKPISNKKKPKTQSLTDPDLDGVSGKKTKKRKASDLLEPEAMPAAYSYNNGDDETSSDLVEPEPASREDDSQNKKKKKKKVVKSEEKEQPLLVTEPKEEKKDDPNAISNFRISEPLREKLKEKGIESLFPIQAMTFDTVLDGSDLVGRARTGQGKTLAFVLPILESLINGPAKSARKTGYGRTPSVLVLLPTRELACQVHADFEVYGGAMGLSSCCLYGGAPYQGQELKLRRGVDIVIGTPGRVKDHIEKGNIDLSQLKFRVLDEADEMLRMGFVEDVEMILGKVENVNKVQTLLFSATLPDWVKQIALKFLKPDKKTADLVGNTKMKASTNVRHIVLPCTSSARAQLIPDIIRCYSSGGRTIVFTETKECASQLAGILNGAKALHGDIQQSTREVTLSGFRSGKFMTLVATNVAARGLDINDVQLIIQCEPPRDVEAYIHRSGRTGRAGNTGVAVMLYDPKRSNIPRIERESGVKFEHVSAPQPDDIAKAVSGEAAEMIIQVSDSVVPAFKSAAEELLNSSGLPVIELLAKALAKAVGYTDVKQRSLLTSMENYVTLVLETGKPIYTQSYGYSILRRFLPEEKVEAVKGLSLTADGNGVVFDVPAKDLDIYLNGQENASNVCLEVVKTLPQLQQKEPQSRGGRFGDNGGRGGNYRFGGRGGGGRNGRFSNGGGRGGNWGGKRW, from the exons ATGccttcactctctctctctgaaaCTGACACCACCACCCCTAAACCTATTTCCAACAAAAAGAAACCAAAGACCCAATCCCTCACTGATCCCGACCTCGATGGGGTTTCGgggaagaagacgaagaagcgCAAGGCTTCAGATTTATTAGAACCAGAGGCCATGCCCGCCGCTTACAGCTACAACAATGGGGACGACGAGACCAGCTCCGACCTCGTCGAACCCGAACCTGCTTCCAGAGAAGACGACAGtcagaataaaaagaaaaagaagaaaaaggttgtCAAGTCCGAAGAAAAAGAACAGCCTTTGTTGGTAACGGAGcctaaagaagaaaagaaggatGACCCCAACGCGATTTCCAACTTCAGGATTTCGGAACCATTGAGGGAGAAATTGAAGGAGAAGGGTATCGAATCGCTGTTTCCCATTCAGGCCATGACCTTCGACACCGTTCTCGATGGTTCTGATTTGGTTGGCCGTGCTCGCACTGGTCAG GGTAAAACTCTGGCATTTGTGTTGCCCATATTAGAGTCTTTAATAAATGGTCCAGCAAAATCTGCGAGAAAGACTGGCTACGGGAGGACTCCGAGTGTTCTCGTGCTTCTACCTACTAGGGAATTGGCTTGCCAG GTGCATGCTGATTTTGAAGTGTATGGTGGGGCGATGGGATTGAGTTCATGTTGTTTATACGGTGGAGCTCCATATCAAGGTCAAGAACTTAAGCTGAGGAGAGGTGTTGATATTGTCATTGGCACACCAGGCCGTGTGAAG GATCATATTGAGAAGGGAAATATTGACCTGAGCCAACTAAAGTTTCGTGTCCTTGATGAAGCCGATGAAATGCTGAGGATGGGTTTTGTTGAAGATGTTGAAATGATTCTAG GCAAGGTAGAAAATGTTAATAAAGTTCAGACACTTCTTTTCAGTGCTACTTTGCCAGACTGGGTTAAGCAA ATtgctttaaaatttttgaagCCAGATAAGAAAACTGCTGACCTTGTTGGAAATACAAAAATGAAGGCCAGCACCAATGTTAGGCATATTGTTCTTCCTTGTACTAGTTCTGCCAGGGCCCAACTTATCCCAGATATTATTCGCTGTTATAGCAG TGGAGGCCGGACAATTGTATTTACCGAGACAAAAGAATGTGCTTCTCAGCTTGCAGGGATCTTGAATGGAGCAAAAGCTCTCCATGGTGACATACAGCAATCAACACGTGAG GTTACTCTGTCTGGCTTTAGGTCTGGGAAATTCATGACATTAGTTGCCACAAATGTGGCAGCTCGAGGTCTTGATATCAATGATGTTCAGTTAATTATCCAG TGTGAACCCCCACGAGATGTAGAAGCCTATATCCATCGTTCTGGACGCACAGGAAGAGCAG GTAATACTGGGGTTGCTGTCATGCTTTATGATCCAAAAAGATCTAACATACCTAGAATAGAAAGAGAGTCCGGTGTAAAATTTGAACACGTATCCGCCCCTCAGCCCGATGATATTGCCAAAGCTGTTAGTGGGGAAGCTGCTGAAATGATTATCCAAGTGTCTGATAG TGTGGTTCCTGCATTCAAGTCTGCTGCTGAAGAGCTTTTGAACAGTTCTGGTTTACCAGTCATTGAATTACTGGCAAAGGCTCTTGCCAAGGCTGTT GGTTATACCGATGTAAAGCAAAGATCACTTCTCACTTCCATGGAGAACTATGTTACATTAGTCCTTGAGACTGGGAAACCAATCTATACCCAATC TTATGGCTATTCAATCTTGAGGAGATTTTTGCCTGAAGAGAAGGTTGAGGCTGTGAAAGGTCTTTCACTCACTGCTGATGGAAATGGCGTTGTTTTTGATGTACCAGCTAAAGATTTAGACATATATCTTAATG GTCAGGAAAATGCCTCGAATGTATGTTTAGAGGTAGTGAAAACACTGCCACAGTTGCAACAGAAAGAGCCACAATCAAGAGGTGGCAGATTTGGTGATAATGGTGGTCGTGGTGGGAACTACAGGTTTGGTGGAAGAGGTGGAGGAGGCAGGAATGGTAGGTTCTCCAATGGTGGTGGGCGTGGCGGCAACTGGGGTGGAAAGAGATGGTGA
- the LOC100805921 gene encoding DEAD-box ATP-dependent RNA helicase 7 isoform X1 — MPSLSLSETDTTTPKPISNKKKPKTQSLTDPDLDGVSGKKTKKRKASDLLEPEAMPAAYSYNNGDDETSSDLVEPEPASREDDSQNKKKKKKKVVKSEEKEQPLLVTEPKEEKKDDPNAISNFRISEPLREKLKEKGIESLFPIQAMTFDTVLDGSDLVGRARTGQGKTLAFVLPILESLINGPAKSARKTGYGRTPSVLVLLPTRELACQVHADFEVYGGAMGLSSCCLYGGAPYQGQELKLRRGVDIVIGTPGRVKDHIEKGNIDLSQLKFRVLDEADEMLRMGFVEDVEMILGKVENVNKVQTLLFSATLPDWVKQIALKFLKPDKKTADLVGNTKMKASTNVRHIVLPCTSSARAQLIPDIIRCYSSGGRTIVFTETKECASQLAGILNGAKALHGDIQQSTREVTLSGFRSGKFMTLVATNVAARGLDINDVQLIIQCEPPRDVEAYIHRSGRTGRAGNTGVAVMLYDPKRSNIPRIERESGVKFEHVSAPQPDDIAKAVSGEAAEMIIQVSDSVVPAFKSAAEELLNSSGLPVIELLAKALAKAVVSQCSPTFSPFIFSCKISFKYIKPSFVIFLTWKIVLSCNMQGYTDVKQRSLLTSMENYVTLVLETGKPIYTQSYGYSILRRFLPEEKVEAVKGLSLTADGNGVVFDVPAKDLDIYLNGQENASNVCLEVVKTLPQLQQKEPQSRGGRFGDNGGRGGNYRFGGRGGGGRNGRFSNGGGRGGNWGGKRW; from the exons ATGccttcactctctctctctgaaaCTGACACCACCACCCCTAAACCTATTTCCAACAAAAAGAAACCAAAGACCCAATCCCTCACTGATCCCGACCTCGATGGGGTTTCGgggaagaagacgaagaagcgCAAGGCTTCAGATTTATTAGAACCAGAGGCCATGCCCGCCGCTTACAGCTACAACAATGGGGACGACGAGACCAGCTCCGACCTCGTCGAACCCGAACCTGCTTCCAGAGAAGACGACAGtcagaataaaaagaaaaagaagaaaaaggttgtCAAGTCCGAAGAAAAAGAACAGCCTTTGTTGGTAACGGAGcctaaagaagaaaagaaggatGACCCCAACGCGATTTCCAACTTCAGGATTTCGGAACCATTGAGGGAGAAATTGAAGGAGAAGGGTATCGAATCGCTGTTTCCCATTCAGGCCATGACCTTCGACACCGTTCTCGATGGTTCTGATTTGGTTGGCCGTGCTCGCACTGGTCAG GGTAAAACTCTGGCATTTGTGTTGCCCATATTAGAGTCTTTAATAAATGGTCCAGCAAAATCTGCGAGAAAGACTGGCTACGGGAGGACTCCGAGTGTTCTCGTGCTTCTACCTACTAGGGAATTGGCTTGCCAG GTGCATGCTGATTTTGAAGTGTATGGTGGGGCGATGGGATTGAGTTCATGTTGTTTATACGGTGGAGCTCCATATCAAGGTCAAGAACTTAAGCTGAGGAGAGGTGTTGATATTGTCATTGGCACACCAGGCCGTGTGAAG GATCATATTGAGAAGGGAAATATTGACCTGAGCCAACTAAAGTTTCGTGTCCTTGATGAAGCCGATGAAATGCTGAGGATGGGTTTTGTTGAAGATGTTGAAATGATTCTAG GCAAGGTAGAAAATGTTAATAAAGTTCAGACACTTCTTTTCAGTGCTACTTTGCCAGACTGGGTTAAGCAA ATtgctttaaaatttttgaagCCAGATAAGAAAACTGCTGACCTTGTTGGAAATACAAAAATGAAGGCCAGCACCAATGTTAGGCATATTGTTCTTCCTTGTACTAGTTCTGCCAGGGCCCAACTTATCCCAGATATTATTCGCTGTTATAGCAG TGGAGGCCGGACAATTGTATTTACCGAGACAAAAGAATGTGCTTCTCAGCTTGCAGGGATCTTGAATGGAGCAAAAGCTCTCCATGGTGACATACAGCAATCAACACGTGAG GTTACTCTGTCTGGCTTTAGGTCTGGGAAATTCATGACATTAGTTGCCACAAATGTGGCAGCTCGAGGTCTTGATATCAATGATGTTCAGTTAATTATCCAG TGTGAACCCCCACGAGATGTAGAAGCCTATATCCATCGTTCTGGACGCACAGGAAGAGCAG GTAATACTGGGGTTGCTGTCATGCTTTATGATCCAAAAAGATCTAACATACCTAGAATAGAAAGAGAGTCCGGTGTAAAATTTGAACACGTATCCGCCCCTCAGCCCGATGATATTGCCAAAGCTGTTAGTGGGGAAGCTGCTGAAATGATTATCCAAGTGTCTGATAG TGTGGTTCCTGCATTCAAGTCTGCTGCTGAAGAGCTTTTGAACAGTTCTGGTTTACCAGTCATTGAATTACTGGCAAAGGCTCTTGCCAAGGCTGTTGTGAGTCAATGTTCTCCCACGTTTTctccatttattttttcttgcaaaatttcttttaaatatattaaaccctcatttgttatttttctaaCCTGGAAAATTGTCTTATCATGTAATATGCAGGGTTATACCGATGTAAAGCAAAGATCACTTCTCACTTCCATGGAGAACTATGTTACATTAGTCCTTGAGACTGGGAAACCAATCTATACCCAATC TTATGGCTATTCAATCTTGAGGAGATTTTTGCCTGAAGAGAAGGTTGAGGCTGTGAAAGGTCTTTCACTCACTGCTGATGGAAATGGCGTTGTTTTTGATGTACCAGCTAAAGATTTAGACATATATCTTAATG GTCAGGAAAATGCCTCGAATGTATGTTTAGAGGTAGTGAAAACACTGCCACAGTTGCAACAGAAAGAGCCACAATCAAGAGGTGGCAGATTTGGTGATAATGGTGGTCGTGGTGGGAACTACAGGTTTGGTGGAAGAGGTGGAGGAGGCAGGAATGGTAGGTTCTCCAATGGTGGTGGGCGTGGCGGCAACTGGGGTGGAAAGAGATGGTGA
- the LOC100818350 gene encoding 3-ketoacyl-CoA synthase 6: MEAISNQNHIPLFHANETLPDQFSLLSKVLLSKFSNLLWPCTFLLVQNRELMFHFVLLCFPLVCFLVKHFLSKPSPIYLVDFSCLKPPSHCRVPFATFLENASMLEVFDSESIAFMAKVLHSSGQSEETCLPPSLHYIPPNTDHTESIKEVQMVLFPIMDDLLAKTNLSPLDIDILVVNCSGFCSSPSLTSTVINKYSMRSDIKSYNISGMGCSASALCIDLAQNLLSVHNNSNAVVLSTEILSTGWYSGNEKSKLLINCLFRMGSAAILLSNKKVAKKTAKYRLVRTLRTQRAFDDKAYSSAIREEDSDGKLGVTLKRDLLQVAGETLRENISILGSEILPLSEKFWYGVSVIKKRFIKSEGIYVPNFKTVIQHFCLPCSGRPVIKEIGKGLKLSERDIEPALMTLHRFGNQSSSSLWYELAHLEAKERVHKGDKVWQLGMGSGPKCNSVVLKCIRPIVGEYKKGPWADCINQYPILALD, translated from the coding sequence ATGGAAGCCATTTCCAACCAAAACCATATTCCTCTCTTCCATGCAAATGAAACCCTCCCTGACCAATTCTCCCTCCTGTCAAAGGTCCTTCTTTCAAAATTCTCAAATCTTCTTTGGCCTTGTACCTTCTTACTTGTGCAAAACCGGGAACTAATGTTCCATTTTGTGCTACTATGTTTCCCCCTTGTTTGTTTCCTGGTGAAGCATTTCCTCTCAAAGCCCTCACCCATTTACCTTGTGGATTTCTCATGTCTTAAACCTCCAAGCCACTGCAGGGTGCCTTTTGCAACATTTCTTGAAAATGCTTCCATGTTGGAGGTTTTTGACAGTGAAAGCATAGCTTTCATGGCCAAAGTCCTCCATTCCTCGGGACAAAGTGAAGAGACATGCCTCCCCCCTTCCTTGCACTACATTCCTCCAAACACTGACCACACAGAATCCATCAAAGAGGTGCAAATGGTACTTTTCCCCATCATGGACGATCTTCTAGCAAAAACCAACCTTTCACCCCTTGACATAGACATACTTGTCGTAAACTGTAGTGGCTTCTGCTCCTCACCTTCTTTAACCTCCACTGTCATTAACAAATACTCTATGAGAAGTGACATTAAGAGCTATAATATCTCTGGCATGGGGTGCAGTGCAAGTGCCCTTTGCATTGATTTGGCTCAGAATCTTCTGAGTGTTCACAATAACTCTAATGCCGTTGTTCTCAGCACAGAGATTTTGTCAACAGGTTGGTATTCAGGCAATGAAAAGTCCAAGCTTCTGATAAATTGCCTCTTTAGGATGGGAAGTGCAGCAATCCTTCTCTCAAACAAGAAAGTAGCAAAGAAAACTGCAAAGTACAGGTTGGTTAGGACACTTAGAACCCAGAGAGCCTTTGATGACAAAGCTTATTCTTCTGCCATTAGGGAAGAAGATTCTGATGGAAAACTTGGGGTGACACTGAAGAGGGACTTGCTTCAGGTGGCTGGAGAAACACTCCGGGAAAACATCTCCATTTTGGGGTCGGAAATCTTGCCTCTTTCAGAGAAGTTTTGGTATGGAGTTTCTGTTATCAAGAAGAGGTTCATAAAGTCTGAGGGAATTTACGTGCCAAATTTCAAGACAGTGATACAGCACTTCTGCTTGCCATGTTCTGGGAGGCCAGTGATAAAAGAAATAGGGAAAGGGTTGAAGCTCTCAGAGAGAGACATTGAACCTGCTTTGATGACACTTCACAGGTTTGGAAACCAGTCTTCTTCCTCACTGTGGTATGAACTAGCTCACTTGGAAGCCAAGGAAAGAGTGCACAAGGGAGACAAGGTTTGGCAGCTTGGAATGGGAAGTGGACCGAAATGTAACAGTGTTGTTCTGAAGTGTATTAGGCCTATAGTTGGAGAGTACAAGAAGGGACCATGGGCTGATTGCATCAATCAGTACCCAATATTAGCCTTGGATTAG
- the LOC100804847 gene encoding subtilisin-like protease SBT1.3 yields the protein MFMSPITPMEKMVLILASYLLLSTLFSANAEFVKKTYIIQMDKSAKPDTFSNHLDWYSSKVKSILSKSVEAEMDKEERIIYTYQTAFHGVAAKLSQEEAEKLEAEEGVVAIFPDTKYQLHTTRSPTFLGLEPTQSTNNVWSEKLANHDVIVGVLDTGVWPESESFNDTGMRPVPSHWKGACETGRGFRKHHCNNKIVGARMFYHGYEAATGKIDEQAEYKSPRDQDGHGTHTAATVAGSPVHGANLLGYAYGTARGMAPGARIAAYKVCWTGGCFSSDILSAVDRAVDDGVDVLSISLGGGVSSYYRDSLSVASFGAMEKGVFVSCSAGNAGPDPVSLTNVSPWITTVGASTMDRDFPADVSLGNGRKITGTSLYKGRSMLSVKKQYPLVYMGDTNSSIPDPKSLCLEGTLDRRMVSGKIVICDRGISPRVQKGQVVKNAGGVGMILINTAANGEELVADCHLLPAVAIGEKEGKELKHYVLTSKKKATATLGFRATRLGVRPSPVVAAFSSRGPNFLTLEILKPDVVAPGVNILAAWSEAIGPSSLPTDHRRVKFNILSGTSMSCPHVSGIAALLKARHPDWSPAAIKSALMTTAYVHDNTIKPLRDASNAEASTPYDHGAGHINPRRALDPGLVYDIQPQDYIEFLCSLKLTTSELGVFAKYSNRTCRHSLSSPGDLNYPAISVVFPLKNSTSVLTVHRTATNVGLPVSKYHVVVSSFKGASVKVEPDTLSFTRKYQKLSYKVTFTTQSRQTEPEFGGLVWKDGVQKVRSAIVITYLPPI from the coding sequence ATGTTCATGAGTCCAATCACTCCAATGGAAAAGATGGTTCTCATTCTAGCTAGCTATCTCCTCTTGAGTACACTCTTTTCTGCTAATGCTGAATTTGTCAAGAAGACTTACATCATTCAAATGGATAAGTCAGCAAAGCCCGACACCTTCTCCAATCACCTCGATTGGTATTCATCAAAAGTGAAATCAATTTTGTCCAAATCAGTAGAAGCTGAGATGGACAAGGAAGAGAGAATCATTTACACTTACCAAACTGCTTTCCATGGAGTGGCTGCCAAGTTGAGCCAAGAAGAAGCTGAGAAGCTAGAGGCAGAAGAAGGTGTTGTGGCCATATTCCCTGATACTAAGTACCAACTACACACCACAAGAAGTCCAACTTTCCTTGGACTTGAACCAACACAAAGCACCAACAACGTGTGGTCAGAAAAGCTAGCCAACCATGATGTCATAGTGGGAGTGCTAGACACTGGGGTTTGGCCTGAGAGTGAGAGCTTCAATGACACTGGCATGAGACCAGTACCTTCTCACTGGAAAGGTGCATGTGAGACTGGTAGAGGCTTCAGAAAACATCACTGCAACAACAAGATTGTGGGGGCAAGAATGTTCTACCATGGATATGAAGCAGCAACTGGTAAAATTGATGAGCAAGCAGAATACAAATCACCAAGAGACCAAGATGGTCATGGCACTCACACTGCAGCTACAGTTGCCGGCTCTCCAGTGCATGGTGCTAATCTTCTAGGTTATGCTTATGGCACAGCAAGAGGAATGGCACCAGGAGCAAGAATTGCAGCATACAAAGTATGTTGGACTGGTGGATGCTTCAGCTCAGATATTCTATCAGCTGTTGACAGAGCTGTGGATGATGGAGTTGATGTCCTATCCATCTCTTTGGGTGGTGGAGTCTCCTCTTACTACCGTGATAGTTTATCTGTAGCCTCATTTGGAGCAATGGAGAAAGGTGTTTTTGTTTCATGCTCTGCTGGAAATGCAGGACCTGACCCTGTGAGCCTCACAAATGTGTCACCTTGGATCACCACAGTTGGAGCAAGCACAATGGATAGAGATTTTCCTGCAGATGTTAGTCTTGGAAATGGAAGAAAGATAACCGGAACCTCACTCTACAAAGGGAGAAGCATGCTCTCAGTTAAGAAACAATACCCTTTAGTATACATGGGAGATACTAACTCAAGCATCCCTGATCCAAAATCTCTGTGCTTGGAAGGTACATTGGATCGTAGAATGGTTTCAGGCAAGATTGTTATTTGTGACAGAGGCATAAGTCCAAGAGTGCAGAAGGGTCAAGTGGTGAAAAATGCAGGAGGGGTGGGAATGATTCTCATAAACACTGCAGCCAATGGAGAGGAGCTGGTTGCTGATTGTCACCTCCTTCCAGCAGTTGCAATTggagagaaagaaggaaaagagcTCAAACACTATGTgttaacaagtaaaaaaaaagctaCTGCAACTCTAGGTTTTCGTGCCACAAGGTTGGGAGTTAGACCATCTCCTGTAGTGGCAGCATTTTCGTCAAGAGGGCCTAATTTTCTCACCCTTGAGATTCTGAAGCCTGATGTGGTGGCTCCTGGTGTGAACATTCTTGCTGCTTGGAGTGAGGCAATTGGTCCATCAAGTTTGCCAACAGATCACAGAAGGGTGAAGTTCAACATACTCTCAGGAACTTCAATGTCATGTCCTCATGTGAGTGGCATTGCTGCTTTGCTCAAGGCTAGGCATCCAGATTGGAGTCCTGCAGCCATAAAATCAGCTTTGATGACCACTGCTTATGTTCATGACAATACCATCAAGCCTCTCAGAGATGCCTCAAATGCTGAAGCCTCAACTCCTTATGATCATGGTGCTGGACACATCAACCCTAGAAGAGCTCTTGATCCAGGTTTGGTCTATGATATTCAGCCACAGGACTACATTGAATTCCTGTGCTCACTGAAGCTGACTACATCTGAGCTTGGAGTTTTTGCTAAGTATTCAAACAGAACTTGCAGGCACTCTCTTTCAAGTCCAGGGGACTTGAACTATCCAGCCATATCTGTAGTTTTTCCACTGAAAAATTCCACTTCTGTTTTGACAGTTCACAGAACTGCCACCAATGTTGGCCTTCCAGTTTCCA
- the LOC100805382 gene encoding alpha-L-fucosidase 1 codes for MVRLWCSSLSITLLFQQLIRLCISWSVQTPTPPLPILPLPTYSQLKWQQREIIMFFHFGVNTFSDREWGTGQENPAIFNPTGLNTTQWATVAADAGVSLMILTAKHHDGFCLWPSKYTDHSVISSPWQGGKGDVVQDFVNAATAQGIDVGVYLSPWDRHDPRYGNDLLYNQYYLAQLQELLKKYPNVREIWFDGAKGANAKNMTYYFSDWFSMVKELQSSINIFSDAGPDVRWVGDETGSAGYTCWSTINRTSLSIGSPDIIQYINTGDPKGTDWLPAECDVSIRKGWFWHKSESPKKLSELLDIYYNSVGRNCVLLLNVPPNTSGLITEVDANRLKEFRSAIKTIFHQNLAEDCFVKVSSQRGGFGPEKMLDSDHLWSYWAPRDDDDEKDHWVEIWAKEGRLRFNVVRIQEAIGLGQRIKRHEIYVDGKLIIKATTVGYKRLHRLDGGEVHARGVRIRIRKARGVPLISSIGLHYDPFWHSKFTVS; via the exons ATGGTTAGGCTATGGTGCTCTTCTCTCTCAATTACACTTTTATTCCAACAGCTCATCAGATTGTGCATTTCTTGGAGTGTGCAAACCCCAACACCCCCATTGCCAATCCTCCCTCTCCCAACATATTCCCAGTTGAAATGGCAACAAAGGGAGATCATAATGTTTTTCCATTTTGGTGTGAACACATTCAGTGACAGAGAATGGGGCACTGGCCAGGAAAACCCAGCAATCTTCAATCCAACGGGGCTCAACACCACCCAGTGGGCCACTGTGGCAGCAGATGCAGGAGTTTCATTGATGATATTAACTGCAAAACACCATGATGGCTTCTGCCTCTGGCCTTCCAAGTACACTGACCATTCTGTCATTAGCAGCCCCTGGCAAGGTGGCAAGGGTGATGTGGTTCAAGACTTTGTCAATGCAGCCACTGCACAAGGAATTGATGTAGGGGTCTACCTTTCACCTTGGGATAGACATGACCCTAGATATGGCAATGATTTGCTCTACAACCAATACTACTTGGCTCAACTACAAGAGTTGCTCAAGAA ATATCCAAATGTTAGAGAGATTTGGTTCGATGGAGCAAAGGGTGCCAATGCAAAAAATATGACGTATTACTTTTCAGATTGGTTTTCCATGGTGAAGGAGCTGCAGAGTTCCATCAACATCTTCTCTGATGCAGGTCCTGATGTTAGGTGGGTGGGAGATGAAACAGGTTCTGCAGGGTATACATGTTGGTCTACCATTAATCGAACCTCTCTATCCATTGGAAGTCCAGACATCATTCA GTATATAAACACTGGTGATCCAAAAGGGACAGATTGGCTACCGGCGGAATGTGATGTATCCATTCGAAAAGGATGGTTTTGGCACAAAtcagaatcaccaaaaaagctaAGCGAGCTACTTGACATTTATTACAATTCGGTTGGGAGAAATTGTGTGTTACTTCTCAATGTGCCTCCTAATACAAGTGGCCTTATAACTGAAGTTGATGCCAATAGATTGAAAGAGTTTAGAAGTGCAATCAAGACAATTTTCCATCAGAATCTTGCTGAGGATTGTTTTGTTAAAGTTAGTAGCCAAAGAGGGGGTTTCGGGCCAGAAAAGATGCTAGACAGTGACCACTTGTGGTCATACTGGGCCCCAAGGGACGATGATGATGAAAAGGACCATTGGGTTGAAATTTGGGCCAAggaagggagattgagattcaATGTGGTTAGAATACAAGAGGCAATTGGTCTTGGTCAAAGGATCAAACGGCATGAAATCTATGTGGATGGTAAATTGATCATCAAAGCCACAACGGTTGGTTATAAGAGGCTTCATAGGCTTGATGGGGGTGAAGTGCACGCTCGTGGTGTGAGGATAAGAATTAGAAAGGCAAGAGGAGTGCCTCTTATCTCTTCTATTGGCTTGCATTATGATCCTTTCTGGCACTCAAAGTTTACTGTATCCTGA